One genomic region from Athalia rosae chromosome 3, iyAthRosa1.1, whole genome shotgun sequence encodes:
- the LOC105689761 gene encoding probable ubiquitin carboxyl-terminal hydrolase FAF-X isoform X2 produces the protein MTIATRGQGVGVDPPEGQQQTAQIHSPPGPQQLVDAMSGLQLTENVRQSETSAESLNPADDSNQKRNGEPDFPRAKLAMLDEKISSPRWVVPVLPEQELECLMQASIDLCRKKLDVQSEACQRFFREGLTISFTKILTDDAVNSWKLNIHNCINASCERLVELCVLKLDDDWFPLLDLLAMVFNPNNKFHTFNAGRVSETVPQGSNIPDEELYARPVSDSRSPRGWLVDLINRFGSLNGFEILLSRFQSGQNLTVPVIHALIKPFGQCYELLTVHTIVKYLMPVVEMVPVILDNLTDEELKKEAKNESKNDAISAIIKATKCLVSRVPRPEEMIKNLEILRLKMILRLLQISSFNGKMNALNEVNKVIASVSYYPHRNPGLDEEEWLTAERMAKWIKDNGVLEIVLRDSLHQPQYVEKLEKILRFIIKERALTVQDLDAVWAAQAGKHEAIVKNVHDLLAKLAWDFSAEQLDHLFECFQSSWKTANKKQREKLLELIRRLAEDDKDGVMAHKVLTLFWNLAHSDEVPTEIMDQALNAHVKILDYSCSQERDAQKTVWLDKCVEELKSGDKWALPALKQIREICCLYEPNPNMGVSQRSHHVYYRQEVIERLQNQHSVVILVTNSLTNYMEKVRRMVKENPEIDAATFMPDRRYSHTVQVQERLNFLRFLLKDGQLWLCAEQAKQIWQCLAEQAVFVSDREACFKWFSKLMGEEPDLDPAINKDFFENNILQLDPVLLTESGIKCYERFFKAVNFKEGKLKLKRRTFLMDDVDLIGTDYLWRVVTNSPDEIANRGIELLKEVNTNLGPRLQASVLAFHETYIAECLDRLKAHFDTVSVLSKVYLEGKEEREDQMANKIRMEAVKMCRVMMVLQEYINECDSAFPGERKILPLYRAARGKHLSLVIRFASPGRNIDDVDIFTHSNDTLASLRRQVLRRIKASGTNVKLDLFINGEPLEQADDRKLLSQIPLRDKMLLSAKLSQVNINLPSSPESSSDSSTSSPHHPYDGPNLEAENSLPGVVMSQRSQHATFFFQLSDLGCRLQYPQLRDGARNLLHLVPPDTLTVARLQWFFGRYRGLDEDASHSHQCNEENTTAESLFFAPSPSQVLYNLVVMYTLLMPALDLMTDKAFEFQYNFIKSGEASVILDMLTKNEFLPNADESTKRSAYFTVLKLCKLLLTVIGNVMVRVIDEVVQQQSSSPDGSQENHENHNNGVRGPIAVLKQALQSVPNQNTEHMLRTVAARLAQHLADQMLSGGTESDRCRQLFVQALSWKLPDFATIDAIVRLAWAASSGNLNNVDASPEVLHTAHTASQKEQRVPDSADVQVCKEALEVLTIASVLNPSALDTLTSLKMWHTFLIDLVLLTSSREVRVAAADQFFLISTWCSGGHQHLQFSISLLFSILNTTVKEYAKQSQEYFQLLCRLLNYAYIWGCPSANAETLLSNEIWWLKKIRGNVMLSGESQVDEALLEGHLGLAKELLSFVPAEKKYELGSDEKHGVNLIKELVEDFVFPASRLMVQLRSTGEVVSRYLLHVCSSPLSTSAALDLLVGLCVGSVPNMKLLVTMLTDMFYSEKDEPLVEWDYLPPVGPRPAKGFVGLKNAGATCYMNSVLQQLYMVESIRVGLMMAEGAATDVSEDFSGEERSEGEQTVEANDNDTNEEKCGADESRREYNVGILKQVQAIFGHLAYSKLQYYVPRGLWKHFKLQGEPVNLREQQDAVEFFMSLVESLDEALKALGHEQIMGKSLGGSYSDQKICKGCPHRYSKEEPFSVISVDIRNHSNLLDSLEQYVKGELLEGADAYHCDKCNKKVVTVKRLCVKKLPPILAIQLKRFEYDFERVCAIKFNDYFEFPRDLDMEPYTVSGLAKLEGEVIDCDFEEANRGTCTKYQLSGIVVHSGQASGGHYYSYVLHRQKDGTAKWYKFDDGEVTECKMEEEEEMKTQCFGGDYMGEVFDHMLKRMSYRRQKRWWNAYMLFYTRLDVEENSVMKGINEGGPIFSKQGVMKMPPAIEYSVWKQNIKFMHNRNQFSAEYFQFIRKLVSCNSHTVNRLNMNDRLSPEHEELAMLSVQLASRFLFYTGFHTKKTLRGAATDWYDILCQHLRGSKAVRSWFAHNVLFNHPQRFCEYLLSCPSTEVRTAFLKILVFLAHFSLQDGPCTPPSLNAPTILLDPTATLSDHLLHAVLFLLHREVSDHGRYLPHYFSLFHTYATLGLAEKAQLLKLNVPVTFMLVAIDEGPGPTIKYQYPELTKLHQVVSMLLRCCDVSSRTQSSYTAAPLPNPYGEPSCQPDYLMPIQPQAAEILFVRTSYMKKLIEDANVTEDTVKLLQYCCWENPHLSRTVLSELLWQIGFAYTHELRHHTDLLLAMLLIEDSWQTHRVHNALKGVPEEREGLFETIQRSKNHYQKRAYQCIKCMVQLFSKCRPAHQLLHLNPELKRKWMLAIEWLQEELDKRPYTSNAQYAYNNWSPPAQSNESTNGYFLERSNSAKKTLERAFELCPDDGQEVEDAGEESVEEGERYVQQESEQQPQQQQQQQQQQQQQQQQQPPQQQQQQQQQQQQQQQQQQQQQHEQQQQQEQHDQQQLHIEFSKAELRRRQRSESELSIKFIERYNSRHVPRSNMRVPRESQDEEQQQQQQIIYFDAKDVKDRSRRRSGPVQVVSSASPSPQNPDHPQGTSQDP, from the exons ATCCATAGCCCTCCTGGGCCACAGCAATTGGTGGATGCCATGTCTGGTCTACAGCTGACGGAGAATGTCAGGCAAAGCGAAACATCTGCCGAAAGTCTCAATCCTGCAGATGATAGTAATCAAAAACGTAATGGGGAGCCTGACTTTCCTCGTGCAAAACTGGCCATGCTTGACGAGAAAATATCCAGTCCTCGATGGGTGGTTCCAGTCTTGCCTGAGCAGGAACTCGAGTGCCTGATGCAAGCCAGCATTGATTTATGCCGCAAAA AACTCGATGTTCAAAGTGAAGCCTGTCAGCGGTTCTTTCGTGAAGGACTGACAATATCCTTCACTAAGATATTGACCGACGATGCGGTTAACAGCTGGAAGTTAAACATTCACAACTGTATAAATGCAAGTTGCGAACGACTGGTGGAACTTTGCGTTTTGAAACTAGACGACGATTGGTTCCCTCTATTGGATTTGCTTGCAATGGTCTTCAATCCAAACAACAA GTTTCACACGTTCAATGCAGGCAGAGTTTCCGAAACCGTGCCACAAGGAAGCAATATCCCTGACGAAGAACTCTATGCTAGGCCAGTCTCCGACTCGAGGAGTCCCCGGGGCTGGCTTGTGGATCTCATAAATAGGTTCGGAAGTCTCAACGGATTTGAAATACTGCTATCAAGATTTCAAAGTGGGCAGAATTTGACAGTGCCTGTGATCCATGCCCTGATCAAACCCTTTGGACAATGTTACGAACTGTTGACCGTTCACACCATCGTCAAATACCTTATGCCTGTGGTG GAAATGGTGCCGGTTATACTGGACAATCTGACTGACGAGGAGCTGAAGAAGGAAGcaaaaaacgaatcaaaaaaCGACGCGATATCAGCGATAATCAAAGCAACAAAGTGTTTAGTATCGCGAGTACCTCGGCCAgaagagatgataaaaaatctaGAAATATTGAGATTAAAGATGATACTGAGACTGCTACAGATATCGTCGttcaatggaaaaatgaacgcACTTAATGAAGTAAATAAAGTAATCGCCAGTGTGAGTTACTACCCCCATCGTAATCCAGGCCTCGACGAGGAGGAATGGCTCACAGCTGAACGGATGGCG AAATGGATAAAAGACAATGGGGTGTTAGAAATTGTATTGCGAGATTCTTTACACCAACCTCAGTACGTTgagaaactggaaaaaatattgcgattCATAATCAAGGAACGTGCTTTGACCGTCCAAGATTTGGATGCTGTATGGGCAGCGCAAGCGGGAAAGCACGAAGCCATAGTAAAAAATGTACATGACTTACTAGCCAAGTTGGCATGGGACTTTAGTGCCGAACAATTAGACCATCTTTTCGAGTGTTTTCAG TCGAGCTGGAAAACGGCCAACAAGaaacaacgagaaaaattattagagCTGATACGACGGCTCGCCGAGGATGACAAGGATGGTGTCATGGCGCATAAG GTTCTCACACTTTTCTGGAATCTCGCCCATTCCGACGAGGTGCCGACCGAAATAATGGATCAGGCATTGAACGCGCACGTCAAGATTCTGGATTACTCCTGCTCACAGGAACGAGATGCTCAGAAAACGGTGTGGCTAGATAAGTGTGTTGAGGAACTGAAAAGTGGCGACAAATGGGCATTACCTGCACTGAAGCAAATACGTGAGATTTGTTGCCTCTACGAACCGAATCCTAACATGGGAGTTAGTCAGCGCAGTCATCATGTATATTACAG ACAAGAAGTTATAGAGCGGTTACAAAACCAACACTCAGTTGTGATACTCGTCACAAATAGCTTAACAAATTACATGGAAAAGGTACGACGGATGGTAAAAGAAAACCCGGAAATTGACGCGGCAACTTTCATGCCGGATCGGCGTTACAGTCACACCGTTCAAGTGCAAGAGAGGTTGAATTTCTTAAGGTTTTTACTCAAG GATGGGCAGCTGTGGCTGTGTGCTGAACAGGCTAAGCAAATATGGCAATGCTTGGCGGAACAGGCGGTGTTTGTATCGGATCGAGAAGCTTGTTTCAAatggttttcaaaattgatggGCGAGGAGCCAGACCTTGATCCAGCTATAAATAAAGACTTTTTCGAGAACAACATACTCCAGCTGGATCCAGTGTTGTTAACGGAGAGTGGTATAAAATGCTATGAACGATTTTTTAAAGCTGTCAACTTCAAGGAGGGTAAATTGAAACTCAAGAGACGGACTTTCTTAATGGATGACGTTGATCTCATCGGGACTGATTATTTATGGCGG GTAGTCACAAACAGTCCAGATGAGATCGCGAACAGGGGAATTGAACTTCTCAAGGAAGTCAACACCAATTTGGGGCCGCGACTGCAGGCTTCAGTTCTCGCGTTTCACGAGACTTATATTGCCGAGTGTTTGGATAGGTTGAAGGCTCACTTTGATACTGTATCTGTATTGAGTAAAGTGTACCTAGAAGGTAAAGAGGAACGAGAGGATCAAATGGccaataaaattcgaatggaaGCGGTTAAAATGTGCCGAGTAATGATGGTACTCCAAGAGTACATCAACGAGTGTGACAGCGCCTTTCCGGGAGAAAGGAAAATCTTGCCCCTCTATCG AGCAGCTCGTGGGAAGCATTTATCTCTAGTAATACGATTCGCTAGTCCTGGTCGTAATATTGATGATGTAGATATATTCACACACAGTAATGACACATTGGCATCTCTGAGACGTCAAGTACTCCGTCGAATCAAAGCTAGTGGTACTAACGTCAAACTAGATTTGTTCATCAATGGGGAGCCTCTCGAGCAAGCCGATGATAGAAAATTGCTCTCCCAAATACCGCTAAGAGACAAAATG ttACTGTCAGCAAAATTAAGCCAAGTCAACATTAATTTGCCTAGTTCTCCAGAAAGTAGTTCAGATAGCTCTACCAGTTCACCTCACCATCCTTACGATGGTCCAAATTTAGAAGCAGAAAATAGTCTACCTGGCGTG GTAATGTCACAGCGGTCCCAGCACGCgacgttcttttttcaactttcggaCCTTGGATGTAGACTACAGTACCCCCAACTTCGAGATGGTGCCCGCAATCTTCTGCATCTGGTACCTCCCGACACATTGACCGTAGCCCGGTTGCAGTGGTTTTTTGGTCGTTACAGAGGCTTGGATGAGGATGCATCTCACAGTCATCAGTGTAATGAAGAAAATACCACCGCCGAGTCCCTCTTCTTTGCCCCAAGTCCCAGCCAAGTCTTATACAATCTGGTG GTTATGTATACACTTCTTATGCCAGCCTTGGACCTAATGACGGACAAAGcctttgaatttcaatacAATTTCATTAAGAGTGGTGAGGCCAGTGTGATTCTTGACATGCTAACAAAGAACGAATTTCTGCCCAATGCCGATGAGTCGACCAAGCGATCGGCATATTTTACTGTATTGAAATTATGCAAACTGTTGCTGACCGTTATTGGGAACGTAATGGTGCGCGTAATTGATGAGGTAGTTCAGCAACAGTCGTCAAGCCCAGATGGGAGCCAGGAGAATCATGAAAATCACAACAATGGAGTCCGCGGTCCAATCGCTGTGTTGAAGCAAGCGCTCCAAAGTGTACCGAATCAAAATACAGAACATATGCTACGAACTGTTGCTGCAAGGCTTGCCCAGCATCTCGCGGATCAGATGTTATCAGGTGGAACTGAGTCTGACCGATGTAGGCAGCTTTTTGTTCAGGCCCTTTCGTGGAAACTGCCTGACTTCGCAACGATAGATGCCATTGTGAGATTAGCCTGGGCAGCATCCTCGGGGAACCTGAACAACGTCGATGCTTCTCCAGAAGTACTCCATACCGCACATACGGCTAGCCAGAAAGAGCAGAGGGTACCGGACAGTGCCGACGTGCAAG TATGCAAGGAAGCTCTGGAGGTTCTAACGATAGCTTCGGTGCTGAATCCCAGCGCTTTAGACACGTTAACGAGCCTCAAAATGTGGCACACATTTCTTATCGATCTTGTTCTGCTAACCTCATCGCGAGAAGTGAgagttgctgctgctgatcAGTTCTTTTTAATATCAACTTGGTGCAGTGGTGGTCATCAGCATTTGCAGTTTTCTATTAGTCTGCTGTTCAGTATTCTCAACACAACCGTTAAGGAATATGCAAAACAAAGCCAAGAGTATTTTCAG CTGCTGTGCAGGTTGTTGAATTATGCCTACATATGGGGGTGTCCCTCAGCTAACGCTGAAACGCTTCTGAGCAACGAGATATGGTGGTTGAAAAAGATAAGAGGAAACGTAATGCTGTCGGGGGAGAGCCAGGTGGACGAAGCTCTTCTCGAGGGTCATCTTGGTCTGGCCAAAGAACTGTTATCTTTTGTACCTGCGGAGAAAAAATACGAGTTGGGTTCAGACGAGAAGCATGGTGTTAATCTGATAAAG GAATTAGTGGAAGACTTTGTATTCCCGGCATCAAGACTGATGGTACAGCTTCGTAGTACCGGTGAAGTTGTCTCGCGTTATTTATTGCACGTATGCTCAAGTCCCCTCTCTACAAGCGCTGCCTTGGATCTACTTGTCGGTCTCTGCGTCGGCTCTGTGCCAAATATGAAGCTTCTAGTCACAATGCTCACCGACATGTTCTATTCGGAGAAAGACGAGCCACTTGTCGAATGGGACTACCTGCCTCCGGTAGGACCGAGACCAGCTAAGGGATTTGTCGGTCTGAAGAACGCAGGGGCAACTTGTTACATGAATTCGGTGCTGCAACAGCTCTACATGGTAGAAAGTATCAGAGTCGGATTGATGATGGCTGAGGGGGCTGCGACGGATGTGAGTGAAGATTTTTCAGGCGAAGAGAGATCTGAAGGCGAACAGACGGTGGAAGCAAATGATAACGACACAAACGAAGAAAAGTGTGGGGCCGACGAGTCCAGGCGGGAGTACAACGTTGGCATCCTTAAGCAGGTCCAAGCTATTTTTGGCCACCTTGCTTACAGCAAACTGCAATACTACGTACCCCGTGGACTTTGGAAACATTTCAA GCTTCAGGGTGAGCCTGTAAACCTCAGGGAGCAACAGGACGCCGTTGAATTCTTCATGAGTCTGGTGGAAAGTTTGGACGAGGCGCTCAAAGCACTGGGACATGAACAGATAATGGGGAAAAGTTTGGGTGGTTCTTACAGTGATCAAAAGATCTGCAAAGGCTGTCCGCATAG ATACTCTAAAGAAGAGCCCTTCAGTGTGATTAGCGTAGATATTAGAAATCATAGCAATTTACTCGATTCCCTGGAGCAGTATGTGAAGGGTGAACTTCTCGAAGGGGCCGATGCTTACCACTGTGACAAATGCAATAAAAAG GTTGTGACCGTTAAAAGGTTGTGCGTGAAAAAGCTTCCGCCAATACTGGCGATTCAACTGAAAAGATTTGAATATGATTTCGAACGTGTTTGCGCGATTAAATTTAACGACTACTTCGAATTTCCGAGAGACTTGGATATGGAGCCGTACACGGTGTCTGGACTCGCCAAGTTGGAGGGTGAAGTAATTGACTGTGATTTCGAGGAGGCAAACAGGGGAACATGTACAAAGTATCAGCTGAGCGGAATTGTCGTTCATAGTGGACAGGCAAGCGGCGGTCATTACTACTCCTACGTTTTGCACAG GCAAAAGGACGGTACTGCAAAGTGGTACAAGTTCGACGATGGGGAAGTTACCGAATGTAAgatggaagaggaagaggaaatgaAGACCCAGTGCTTTGGCGGTGATTATATGGGTGAAGTGTTTGATCATATGCTAAAACGGATGAGCTACCGGAGACAGAAGCGGTGGTGGAACGCATACATGCTTTTCTACACCAGGCTGGACGTTGAGGAAAATTCTGTGATGAAAGGCATCAACGAAGGGGGGCCCATTT TTAGCAAACAAGGTGTAATGAAAATGCCACCTGCAATTGAGTACAGTGTTTGGAAGCAGAACATCAAATTTATGCACAATCGGAATCAGTTCAGTGCTGAGTACTTTCAATTTATACGAAAGTTAGTGTCCTGCAACTCCCACACAGTCAATAGGCTTAACATGAATGATAGGCTT AGTCCAGAACATGAGGAACTCGCGATGCTCTCGGTTCAATTGGCATcacgatttttattctataCCGGTTTCCACACAAAGAAGACCCTCCGAGGAGCTGCCACCGACTGGTACGATATTCTCTGCCAACATTTGCGAGGTAGCAAGGCAGTTCGTTCATGGTTTGCTCATAACGTCCTCTTCAATCACCCCCAAAG GTTCTGCGAGTACCTACTGAGCTGTCCCAGCACTGAAGTACGGACGGCTTTTCTTAAAATACTCGTATTCCTCGCTCACTTCTCTCTGCAGGATGGTCCCTGCACGCCACCTAGTCTGAATGCTCCGA CAATTCTTTTGGATCCCACGGCAACTCTCAGCGACCACCTGTTACATGCAGTATTGTTCTTATTGCACCGAGAAGTATCGGACCATGGCCGTTATCTGCCTCATTATTTCTCTCTATTTCACACGTATGCGACACTCGGACTCGCAGAGAAGGCCCAACTTTTGAAG CTGAATGTGCCGGTAACATTCATGTTGGTGGCAATAGACGAGGGACCAGGTCCCACGATAAAATACCAATATCCAGAGCTGACAAAGTTGCACCAGGTGGTGAGCATGCTGCTGCGATGCTGCGATGTGTCCTCGAGAACACAATCGAGCTATACCGCAGCCCCCTTGCCAAATCCTTACGGAGAGCCATCGTGCCAGCCGGATTACCTCATGCCGATACAACCACAGGCGGCTGAGATCCTTTTTGTCAGAACTAG TTACATGAAAAAACTCATCGAAGATGCAAACGTGACCGAAGACACGGTAAAGCTACTGCAATATTGTTGCTGGGAGAATCCACATCTGTCTAGAACGGTGCTGAGCGAACTCTTATGGCAAATCGGCTTTGCCTACACCCATGAGCTCAGGCACCACACCGATCTTCTATTGGCTATGTTACTGATTGAGGACTCGTGGCAGACTCATCGCGTGCACAATGCTTTAAAAG GAGTACCTGAGGAGAGAGAAGGACTCTTTGAAACCATACAGCGTAGCAAGAATCATTATCAAAAACGAGCTTATCAGTGCATCAAGTGTATGGTTCAGTTATTTAGTAAATGCAGACCAGCGCATCAGCTGTTACACCTTAATCCTGAATTGAAAAGGAAGTGGATGCTGGCTATTGAATGGCTACAAGAGGAACTCGACAAA AGGCCATACACATCGAACGCTCAGTATGCTTACAACAATTGGTCGCCACCGGCCCAATCTAACGAATCGACGAATGGCTATTTTCTTGAGCGCAGTAATAGTGCAAAGAAGACTCTTGAACGAGCCTTTGAACTATGCCCTGACGATGGACAGGAGGTCGAAGACGCTGGTGAGGAAAGTGtcgaagaaggagaaagataTGTGCAGCAGGAATCTGAGCAgcagccgcagcagcagcagcagcagcaacagcagcaacagcagcaacagcaacagcaaccaccgcagcagcagcaacaacaacaacagcagcaacaacaacaacaacaacagcagcagcagcaacaacatgaacagcagcaacaacaagaacaacatGACCAGCAGCAACTGCACATCGAATTCTCAAAAGCTGAACTACGAAGGCGACAACGATCAGAATCAGAATTATCCATCAAGTTTATCGAGCGATATAATTCGCG TCACGTGCCTAGATCCAACATGAGGGTCCCACGAGAATCGCAAGATGAggaacaacagcaacaacagcaaatcATTTATTTCGATGCGAAGGATGTGAAGGATCGCTCGCGCCGCAGATCCGGACCAGTGCAGGTCGTCAGCTCTGCATCGCCCAGTCCCCAAAACCCGGATCATCCCCAAGGTACCAGCCAGGATCCATAA